In the genome of Streptomyces sp. SLBN-118, the window CAAGGTGGAGGGCGGTGACACCGGGGACACGGCCGTCGACCACTTCCACCGCCGCGCCGAGGACGTCGCGCTGATGGCGGGCCTCGGCGTCAACGCCTACCGCTTCTCCGTCTCCTGGCCGCGGGTGCAGCCCACCGGCCGCGGCCCCGCCGTCCAGCGAGGCCTCGACTTCTACCGCGGCCTCGTCGACGATCTGCTGGAGCGCGGCATCCGTCCCGTGCTCACCCTCTACCACTGGGATCTGCCCCAGGAGCTGGAGACGGCGGGCGGCTGGCCCGAGCGGGACACCGCGCACCGCTTCGGCGACTACGCGCGCATCGTCGCCGACGCCCTCGGCGACCGCGTGGATATGTGGACCACCCTCAACGAGCCCTGGTGCAGCGCCTTTCTGGGATACGGCTCCGGAGTGCACGCCCCCGGCCGCACCGATCCGGTCGCCGCCCTGCGGGCCGCCCACCATCTCAACCTCGGCCACGGACTGGCCGCCCAGGCGCTGCGCTCGGCGCTTCCCGCGGGCGCCCAGCTCTCCGTGAGCCTCAACCCGAGCGTGGTCAGGGCTGCCGGCCAGAGCCCCCAGGACCTGGACGCGCGCCGCCGGATCGACGCGCTGGCGAACCGGATCTTCGCTGACCCGATGCTGAAGGGCACGTATCCGGACGATCTCCTCGCGGACACCGCGCGGCTCACCGACTGGTCCTTCGTCCACGGCGACGATCTCGCAGTCATCAAGCACCCCCTGGACTCGCTCGGACTGAATTACTACGCACCTGCAGTTGTATCGGCTGCCACTGACAATCACGCCGAGCGCAATGACGGCCACGGCGCGAGCGATTACTCCCCCTGGCCGGGCGCGGACGCGGTCTCCTTCCACCAACCGCCCGGCGACCGCACCGAGATGGGCTGGTCGATCGACCCGACGGGGCTGTACGACCTTCTGCTGCACTACACCCGCGAGGCCCCCGGCCTGCCCCTGATGATCACCGAGAACGGCGCGGCGTACGTCGACAAGCCCGCCGCCGACGGCTCGGTCCACGACCCCGACCGCATCCGCTATCTGCACGGCCATCTCCTCGCGGTCGGGCGGGCGATCGCTGACGGCGCTGATGTGCGCGGCTATTTTCTCTGGTCCCTGATCGACAACTTCGAGTGGTCGTACGGGTACGGCAAGCGCTTCGGCGCGGTGTACGTGGACTACGAGACGCTGGCCCGTACGCCCAAGTCGAGTGCGTACTGGTACGGGGAGCTGGCGCGGACGGGGGTGCTGCCGGAGCCTCCGGCGTAACTCACGGCCGGGGACTCACGGCAGGGGACTCACGGCAGGGACTCACGGCGGGGGACTCACCGCCGGAGCCTCACGTGCTTCACCGTCGGCGCTTCGCCGCCGGTACGGAGCGCGCTCGATGTCCGCGTCGCTCCTGTCCGCCACGGCGTCGTCGTACAGAGCCTGCGCGTCCTTGCCGTACACCGGCGAGTACGTGATCCAGTCGACGTTCTGGTCGTTGCCTCCGCCGTTGTAGCCGCCGGTGTTGCCGATGACCTTGCCGGTGCGCTTCGCGGGGTCGTAGTCCGTGATCCAGGGGCCGCCGGACACCCCTCCGTGGAAGCCGGCACACGTCATCTGCATCTGCCGGAAGCCGGTGAGGCGCGAGGTGGTGACATCGCAACGGAGCGCCTGGTGCTTCTTGTTGACGGCTTCGCCGCTGGGATAGCCGATCACGGTGACGTCGTGGCGGTAGCCGGCGGCCCGGGTGAAGGTGAGGGAGCCGGTGACGTCCTCGGCCCTGCCCCTGTTGTTGGGGGCGAGGCGCACGAAGGCGACGTCCAGGTCGGACACGGCTTTCTTGCTGTTCTGCTCGTAGCGCGGGTCGACGAAGACCCGCTGTACCTCGAAGATGCCGCTGGGCTGGCCGGCGCCGGGCGCTCCATGGCGGTACTGGGGGACGAAGATGCTGTGCGTGGCACTCTTGAGGCCGTTGGCGCAGTGACCGGCGGTGAGAACGAGGTCCTTGGTGCTGCTGTGGACGACGCTGCCGGTGCAGGAGGTCGCCTTTCCGCCCAGCGGTCTGCCGTCGTAGAAGAAGGTGCCGACCATCGGCAGGCCGTCGAAGTACTCCCCCTTCTTGACCCCGTCAGGCGCGGCCGCCGGCCTGCCGGACGCTCCTTCAGCCGAGTCGACCGGTTCGGCGTCGGCCATGCGCTGCGCCGTCCAGTACCCGTCTCCGTCAGGGGTCGGGCCCGGGGTCGCGGCATGGCCCGGAGCCGTTGCGAGGGCTACCGCGCAGAGGATGAGCGCGAGAACGGGCAACCGCTGTGAGCGCAACAAACTGTCCTTCCCGTGGATGATCAATTGCCCGGACTCAGTGAATCAGCTCGAACCAGGTCGCCTTCCCCCTGCCCGGTCCGTGGCTGCAGACACCCCACGCGTCGGCGCCGTACGAGATCAGTTGCATGCCCCGACCGCTCTCGTCCTCCTCCGCGGGCGTCCGGCAGGCCGGAACTCCGGGCGCCTCGTCGTGCACGAGAATGCGCAGGCGGTGGGTGTCGGTCCAGCCTGCGAAGAGGGTCACGGGGGCGGTGCAGCCTTTGAGCACGCAGGCGTTGATCGCATTCGTCACGGCCTCGGAGGTGAGCAGGACCGCGGTGTCCGTCAGTTCGGTCCGCCGGGTCGCGCCGAGAAGCGTACGAACGGTTTCGCGCGCCGCGCGGACCCACATTGGATCGGGCGGGAAGACCAGCGAGACATCGCCGGTCGGGGGATCCTCCATGGGGCGCCTCCAGGTGGGGGATGCGGTGCCTGAGACCCTCTGTTGCCCCTGTTGGTACGGAGTCGGGCGAAGAATCACTCAATGGCGCAAGAAAGCACGCGCCCCGGCCGGATGGGGGGCGGTCCGGCCGGGGCGCGCGGGTGGGGGGCGCCAACGTGCTCGCAGGGGTTACTTGAAGGCGCCGAAGGCCTTCGTGAAGGCCAGCGGCTCCTGGACGATCGAGGAACAGGTCGCGTCCGCGGTCGGCTTCGCGCCGCCCGCGCACTGCTTGTCACGCGCCGACGACCACATCGCCAGCCAGCCGATGTCCTTCGACTTCGCGAACTCGACCAGCTGCGTGGCGTCGTCGATCTTGAAGATCTCGGTCGCGACGTCGTTGACGCCGATCATCGGGGTGACGGCGACGGCCTTCCACGCGGCCGCGTCCGACAGACCGAGCACGCCCTTGATCTGCGCCTGGGTCGCGGTCGCGGCCTGGATGGCGTACTGGCCCATGTCGCCGCTGTAGGCGGGCCCGTAGTCCATCGCCATGATGTTGACCGCGCTGACCTTCACGCCGTTCTTCTTGGCGTCGGCGATCAGATCCACGCCGGGCTGGGTCAGTCCCTCGGGCATCACGGGCAGCGTGAAGGAGACGTCCAGGCCCGGGTGGGACTTCTGAAGCTGCGCGATCGCCTGCGAACGGCGGGAGTTGGCGGCGGTGTCCGGCAGGGCCGCCCCCTCGATGTCGAAGTCGACCTTGGTGAGCTTGTATGTGTCGATGACCTTGCCGTACGCCTTGGCGAGTTCGTCGGCGGAGGAGCACCTGAGCCCGAGCTCGGAGCCCGCGGCACCGCCGAAGGAGACGCGGACGTCGCCGCCCTTGGCGCGCAGCGCGCCTATCTGGGAGGCCACCTTGTCGCTCCCGAGGTCGGTGACGCCGCCCCAGAGGGGTGCGCAGCTGCCGCCGGAGGTGACGAAGGCGAGGTTGAACTCCTTGACCCCTGTCTTGGTCGCGGTGTCCACCAGGTCGTACGCCGGATAGAGCGAGGTGTCCACGTACGGGGCGAAGCGTGCGCCGGTGCCGCCGCCGGGTGTCCCGGTCGGTGTCGGCGTGGGCGTGGGCTTGGGGGTCGAGGTCGGGGGCTTGGTGGGAGTGGCGCTCGCCGTCGGCGTGGGCGTCGGCTTGGGCCGCTCGGTGGGCCGGCCGCTGGGCTGCGGTGTCGCGCCGTCGTCCAGCGAGCACTTGACCTTGTTGATGAGGCAGGAGGTCGGGTCGCCCGCGCTCGCGGTGGTGCTCGCGGCGGTGACGAAGCCGACGGTGACCGAGGCGCCGGGGGCGAGCTGCTTGTTCCAGCTCGCGGGCTTCACGGTGACGTGCCGGCCGCTGACCGTGTGCTCGCCGTTCCACAGCGAGCTGATCGTGGTGCCCGTGGGCAGATCGAATTCGAGCGTCCAGTCCGTCTGCGCCGTGCCGGTGGCATTGGTGATGACGTACTGGCCGGTGTAACCGCCGGTCCAGGAGCTGGTCTTGGTGTACGCGGCGCCGACGGACGCGGCCTGCGCGGTGCCCGTGAGGGCGAATGCCGCGCCGCCGATCACCGCGGCCGCGACGACGGCGCCGACCGTCTTGGTCCTGACGCTCGCCCTGCGCCGGTGCGTGCTGCTGCCCATTGCGTGCCTGCCTCTGCGTTACGGGGGTGGGGGGTGATGAGGCAGCACGCTAGCGATACGGAAAAGGACAAATGGCCAGTTCTGGGCGGGGGTTGATGTTCTTAAAGCGGCCTTAAGGAAGGCATGGGAAGCGATTAATGGTAGAGACCAGTTGCCTTGATCCGCTTGCGTCCCCGGACCGGTCCGCGGTGACCGCGGCGGCGCTCGCGGCTCACGCCCTCGCGCGGGTCGAGGCCGATCCAGATCCGCACCTCGGTGCCGCCGAGCACCGAGCTGCCGATCCGTACGTCCCCGCCCGTCGACTCCGCCACCCGGCGCACGATGTCCAGGCCGAGCCCGGTCGAGCCGTCCCTGTGCCCGCTGTTGCCGCGGGCCATGGCCGCCTCCGGGTCGGTGATGCCCGAGCCTGCGTCCGAGACCAGGACGATGACCGCGTCCTCGCCGTTGTGGAGGTCGACCGAGAAGGCCGTGCCCTCCGGGGTGTGCCGGAAGACATTGCCGAGCAGCGCGTCGAGCGCGGCGGCCAGTTCGGGGCGGGCGACCGGGATACGTACGGGACGGTCGATGCCCGCGACCCGGACCTTGCGGTCCTCGTCCTCGGCCAGCGCCGACCAGAAGTCCATCCGCTCCCGGACGACTTCGGCGGCGTCACAGCCCGCGCCGGGACCGGCCGCCATGGTCTGCGGCTTGGCCTCGCGGGCGGTGCGGATGATCGTGTCGACCTCGCGCTCCAGCTGCTCGACGGCGGCCCTGGTCTGGTCGGCTGCGGGGCCTTCGCCGAGCGAGGCGGCGTTGAGACGCAGCACGGTGAGCGGTGTACGCAGCCGGTGCGAGAGGTCGGCGGCCAGTTCACGCTCGTTGGCGAGCAGCTGGACCACCTGGTCGGCCATGGAGTTGAAGGCGACCGCGGCGAGGCGCAGTTCGGTCGGGCCCTCCTCGGGTACACGTGCCCCGAGCTTGCCCTCGCCGAGGTCGTGCGCGGCACCCGCGAGCCGCTGTGCGGGCTGCACCATCCGTATGCCGAGCCGGTCGGCGATCGCGACCGAGCCGACGATCAGCGCCAGACCGACGCCCGCGAGCACCAGCCAGGCGGTGTCGACGCCGTTGGACACCTCTGCGTCGGGCACGAAGACCTCGACGACGGCGATCTGGCCGGTGCTGATCGCCGTGGGCTGGAGCAGCGCAGAGCCACCGGGAACCTCGGTGATGGACGCGCGGCCGAGGCGCTGCGTGGTGAGCAAATCCTTCTGGGCCGCCCGGCGCGTGCCGATGTCCACGGGCGGGTTGCCGGGCTCGGGGGAGGCCGGAATGTGCACGGCCATCCGCCCGGCCGAACCGGCCTGGGTGGAGAGCACGGCGCGCTCCAGCGGATCGCGTTCGGCGGTGATGGAGAGGGTGGGTCCGATGGCGGCGGCCTGCCGCTCGGCGTTGGAGAAGGCCCTGTCCCTGGCCATCTCCTTGATGACGATGCCCAGCGGGACGGCGAAGGCGACCACGACCATCACCGTGACGGCGAGGCAGACCTTGACCA includes:
- a CDS encoding serine protease is translated as MADAEPVDSAEGASGRPAAAPDGVKKGEYFDGLPMVGTFFYDGRPLGGKATSCTGSVVHSSTKDLVLTAGHCANGLKSATHSIFVPQYRHGAPGAGQPSGIFEVQRVFVDPRYEQNSKKAVSDLDVAFVRLAPNNRGRAEDVTGSLTFTRAAGYRHDVTVIGYPSGEAVNKKHQALRCDVTTSRLTGFRQMQMTCAGFHGGVSGGPWITDYDPAKRTGKVIGNTGGYNGGGNDQNVDWITYSPVYGKDAQALYDDAVADRSDADIERAPYRRRSADGEAREAPAVSPPP
- a CDS encoding HAMP domain-containing sensor histidine kinase; its protein translation is MRWALVKVCLAVTVMVVVAFAVPLGIVIKEMARDRAFSNAERQAAAIGPTLSITAERDPLERAVLSTQAGSAGRMAVHIPASPEPGNPPVDIGTRRAAQKDLLTTQRLGRASITEVPGGSALLQPTAISTGQIAVVEVFVPDAEVSNGVDTAWLVLAGVGLALIVGSVAIADRLGIRMVQPAQRLAGAAHDLGEGKLGARVPEEGPTELRLAAVAFNSMADQVVQLLANERELAADLSHRLRTPLTVLRLNAASLGEGPAADQTRAAVEQLEREVDTIIRTAREAKPQTMAAGPGAGCDAAEVVRERMDFWSALAEDEDRKVRVAGIDRPVRIPVARPELAAALDALLGNVFRHTPEGTAFSVDLHNGEDAVIVLVSDAGSGITDPEAAMARGNSGHRDGSTGLGLDIVRRVAESTGGDVRIGSSVLGGTEVRIWIGLDPREGVSRERRRGHRGPVRGRKRIKATGLYH
- a CDS encoding ATP-binding protein: MEDPPTGDVSLVFPPDPMWVRAARETVRTLLGATRRTELTDTAVLLTSEAVTNAINACVLKGCTAPVTLFAGWTDTHRLRILVHDEAPGVPACRTPAEEDESGRGMQLISYGADAWGVCSHGPGRGKATWFELIH
- a CDS encoding cellulose binding domain-containing protein codes for the protein MGSSTHRRRASVRTKTVGAVVAAAVIGGAAFALTGTAQAASVGAAYTKTSSWTGGYTGQYVITNATGTAQTDWTLEFDLPTGTTISSLWNGEHTVSGRHVTVKPASWNKQLAPGASVTVGFVTAASTTASAGDPTSCLINKVKCSLDDGATPQPSGRPTERPKPTPTPTASATPTKPPTSTPKPTPTPTPTGTPGGGTGARFAPYVDTSLYPAYDLVDTATKTGVKEFNLAFVTSGGSCAPLWGGVTDLGSDKVASQIGALRAKGGDVRVSFGGAAGSELGLRCSSADELAKAYGKVIDTYKLTKVDFDIEGAALPDTAANSRRSQAIAQLQKSHPGLDVSFTLPVMPEGLTQPGVDLIADAKKNGVKVSAVNIMAMDYGPAYSGDMGQYAIQAATATQAQIKGVLGLSDAAAWKAVAVTPMIGVNDVATEIFKIDDATQLVEFAKSKDIGWLAMWSSARDKQCAGGAKPTADATCSSIVQEPLAFTKAFGAFK
- a CDS encoding GH1 family beta-glucosidase produces the protein MSVAPMTFPPAFLWGTATAAYQIEGAVHEGGRTPSIWDTFSHTAGKVEGGDTGDTAVDHFHRRAEDVALMAGLGVNAYRFSVSWPRVQPTGRGPAVQRGLDFYRGLVDDLLERGIRPVLTLYHWDLPQELETAGGWPERDTAHRFGDYARIVADALGDRVDMWTTLNEPWCSAFLGYGSGVHAPGRTDPVAALRAAHHLNLGHGLAAQALRSALPAGAQLSVSLNPSVVRAAGQSPQDLDARRRIDALANRIFADPMLKGTYPDDLLADTARLTDWSFVHGDDLAVIKHPLDSLGLNYYAPAVVSAATDNHAERNDGHGASDYSPWPGADAVSFHQPPGDRTEMGWSIDPTGLYDLLLHYTREAPGLPLMITENGAAYVDKPAADGSVHDPDRIRYLHGHLLAVGRAIADGADVRGYFLWSLIDNFEWSYGYGKRFGAVYVDYETLARTPKSSAYWYGELARTGVLPEPPA